A genome region from Musa acuminata AAA Group cultivar baxijiao chromosome BXJ3-5, Cavendish_Baxijiao_AAA, whole genome shotgun sequence includes the following:
- the LOC103985978 gene encoding cation/H(+) antiporter 19-like, with product MVVAGTTCPEPMGATSNGSWQGDNPLDSALPLAILQICLVIALTRFLAFVLHPLRQPRVVAEIIGGVLLGPSAIGRSERFLKTVFPKQSLTVLDTLASVGLIFFLFLVGMELDLRAIRRTGQRALAIAIAGISLPFVMGIGTSVVLRHTVAKGVPEAPFLVFMGVALSITAFPVLARILAELKLLTTDLGRIAMSAAAVNDIAAWILLALAIALSGSGSPLVSLWVLLSGVGFVAFVAIFVRPVLDWMARRSPEGEPVNEMFICATLATVLAAGFVTDTIGIHALFGAFIVGVVVPKDGPFAGVLIEKIEDLISGLFLPLYFVSSGLKTNVATISGGESWALLALVICTACLGKICGTVIVSLLVKVPAREAIALGFLMNTKGLVELIVLNIGKDRKVLNDETFAILVLMALVTTFLTTPIVMAIYKPARRSAPYKHRTIQRNDTDSELRVLACFHGSRNIPTMINLIESSRGIRRRGITVYAMHLMELSERSSAIFMVHKARLNGLPFWNRKGDSDNGADHLVIAFQAYQQLSNVSVRPMIAISDLETMHEDIITSADQKRAAFILLPFHKLQQIDGSMESTGHAYRLINRRVLRRAPCSVGVLVDRGLGGTAQVVASEVSYTVATLFFGGRDDREALAYSARMAEHPGIQLIVVRFIPPQTGNWFLERSRGGGGSVTIIVDANEISADDACITEFRDKVLASNESIRYDDKVMGSRVEIIAAIKSIGRCNLFLVGQAPPIMVLSEKADSPELGPVGSYLASSEFSTTTSVLVIKQHDPTADPPDPEDDGTEIYDEPDTPTTDLSRH from the exons ATGGTGGTGGCCGGGACGACGTGTCCGGAGCCGATGGGGGCCACGTCGAACGGGTCGTGGCAGGGCGACAACCCGCTGGACTCCGCGCTGCCGCTCGCCATCCTCCAGATCTGCCTGGTGATCGCCCTCACCAGGTTCCTGGCCTTCGTCCTCCACCCTCTCCGTCAGCCGCGTGTTGTCGCGGAGATCATC GGAGGTGTTTTGCTGGGCCCGTCGGCGATAGGCCGCAGCGAGCGGTTCCTCAAAACGGTGTTCCCGAAGCAGAGCTTGACGGTGCTCGACACGCTCGCCAGCGTCGggctcatcttcttcctcttcctggtGGGGATGGAGCTTGACCTCCGCGCCATCCGCCGCACGGGACAGCGCGCCCTGGCCATCGCCATCGCCGGCATCTCCCTTCCCTTCGTCATGGGCATCGGCACCTCCGTCGTCCTCCGCCACACCGTCGCCAAGGGCGTCCCCGAGGCCCCCTTCCTCGTCTTCATGGGCGTCGCCCTCTCCATCACCGCCTTCCCCGTCCTCGCCCGCATCCTCGCGGAGCTTAAGCTCCTCACCACCGACCTCGGCCGGATAGCCATGTCTGCCGCCGCCGTTAACGACATTGCCGCCTGGATCCTCCTCGCCCTTGCCATCGCCCTTTCTGGCTCCGGCTCACCCCTTGTCTCCCTCTGGGTCCTCCTCAGTGGCGTCGGCTTCGTCGCCTTCGTTGCCATATTCGTCCGCCCCGTCCTCGACTGGATGGCCCGCCGCTCCCCGGAGGGCGAGCCCGTCAATGAGATGTTCATCTGCGCCACCCTCGCTACCGTCCTCGCCGCAGGCTTCGTCACCGATACCATTGGCATCCACGCACTTTTCGGCGCTTTCATCGTTGGCGTCGTCGTGCCCAAGGACGGGCCCTTCGCCGGGGTCCTCATCGAGAAGATCGAGGACCTCATCTCGGGGCTCTTCCTCCCGCTCTACTTCGTCTCCAGTGGCCTCAAGACGAACGTGGCCACCATCAGCGGCGGTGAGTCCTGGGCTCTCCTTGCCCTCGTCATTTGCACCGCATGCCTCGGCAAGATCTGTGGCACCGTCATCGTCTCGCTTCTTGTCAAGGTCCCGGCACGGGAGGCCATCGCGCTGGGCTTCCTCATGAACACCAAAGGGCTCGTCGAGCTCATTGTTCTCAACATCGGCAAGGACCGCAAG GTGCTCAACGACGAAACGTTCGCCATCCTGGTGCTCATGGCTCTCGTCACCACCTTCCTCACTACGCCCATAGTGATGGCCATATACAAGCCCGCGCGGCGGTCCGCGCCCTACAAGCACCGCACCATTCAGCGCAATGACACCGACAGCGAACTCCGCGTGCTGGCCTGCTTCCACGGCAGCCGGAACATCCCCACCATGATCAACCTGATCGAGTCCTCTCGTGGCATCCGGCGACGCGGCATCACTGTCTACGCCATGCACCTCATGGAGCTGTCGGAGCGGTCCTCCGCCATCTTCATGGTCCACAAGGCCCGCCTGAATGGCCTTCCCTTCTGGAACAGGAAGGGGGACTCCGATAACGGCGCAGACCATCTCGTGATCGCCTTCCAGGCCTACCAGCAGCTCAGCAACGTCTCCGTCCGCCCGATGATCGCCATTTCCGACCTCGAAACCATGCACGAGGACATCATAACCAGCGCCGATCAGAAGCGAGCTGCATTCATCCTCCTTCCTTTCCACAAGCTCCAGCAGATCGATGGCTCCATGGAGTCGACAGGCCACGCCTATCGTCTCATCAACCGGCGCGTCCTCCGCCGTGCCCCGTGCTCCGTCGGAGTCCTCGTGGACCGCGGACTAGGTGGCACGGCGCAGGTTGTGGCCAGCGAAGTGTCCTATACCGTGGCGACCCTCTTCTTCGGCGGAAGGGATGACCGGGAGGCCCTCGCCTACTCGGCTCGCATGGCGGAGCACCCAGGAATCCAGCTCATCGTGGTACGGTTCATTCCTCCTCAAACAGGCAACTGGTTTCTCGAGAGGAGCCGCGGCGGAGGAGGAAGCGTGACCATAATCGTAGATGCCAACGAGATCTCCGCCGACGATGCCTGCATCACCGAGTTCCGGGACAAGGTGTTAGCGTCCAACGAATCCATCAGGTACGACGACAAGGTGATGGGAAGCAGGGTAGAGATCATCGCCGCCATCAAGTCAATCGGGCGGTGTAATCTCTTCCTGGTGGGTCAGGCGCCTCCTATCATGGTCCTCTCTGAGAAGGCCGACAGCCCCGAGTTGGGGCCCGTGGGAAGCTATCTGGCATCGTCCGAGTTCTCGACGACAACGTCGGTGTTGGTGATCAAGCAGCACGATCCGACGGCAGACCCACCCGACCCGGAGGACGACGGGACGGAGATCTATGACGAGCCCGATACACCCACAACTGACCTCTCTCGCCATTAG